The Bacillota bacterium genome has a segment encoding these proteins:
- a CDS encoding TraR/DksA C4-type zinc finger protein, with translation MERRLQQAFLARLLEERSRLESRIGALEGRGGQGGLDTSMRDSIGEFSLYDNHPADVGSELFERAKDLKFRDDARLLLKLIDEAIERVRSGVYGTCERCGREIGEERLEMVPYTAVCARCKEQVEKEIPARRVRPIEEEAIGRPFGPHILDGKSPGIDGEDVWQDVARYGTSSTPQDVPGAEEYGEAFDDADEVEGAVERVDLIMAEDPDEIPPDPDAPRRRP, from the coding sequence TTGGAAAGACGACTGCAACAGGCGTTCCTTGCAAGGCTCCTCGAGGAGAGATCGAGGCTGGAAAGCCGCATAGGTGCCCTCGAGGGGCGCGGCGGCCAGGGAGGGCTCGACACGTCCATGAGGGACTCCATAGGCGAGTTCTCTCTATATGATAATCACCCGGCGGACGTCGGGAGCGAGCTCTTCGAAAGAGCAAAGGACCTGAAGTTCCGGGATGACGCCCGCTTGCTGCTGAAGCTCATCGACGAGGCCATCGAGAGGGTGAGAAGCGGGGTCTACGGGACGTGTGAACGCTGTGGCCGGGAAATAGGCGAGGAGAGGCTGGAGATGGTGCCGTACACGGCGGTGTGCGCCCGCTGCAAGGAGCAAGTGGAGAAGGAGATCCCCGCCCGGCGCGTGCGTCCTATCGAGGAGGAGGCCATAGGCAGGCCATTCGGCCCGCACATATTGGACGGCAAGTCCCCCGGCATAGACGGCGAGGACGTGTGGCAAGACGTGGCTCGCTACGGCACCTCAAGCACGCCGCAGGACGTGCCCGGCGCTGAGGAGTATGGTGAGGCGTTCGATGACGCCGACGAGGTCGAGGGGGCGGTCGAGCGGGTGGACCTCATCATGGCAGAAGACCCAGACGAAATCCCGCCCGATCCCGACGCGCCTAGGCGGCGTCCTTGA
- the lspA gene encoding signal peptidase II, with translation MGARTRPWLIAAAVIAVDQGTKILVERSMPGGGAIALLGGAAHIVHVRNAGSAFGIFRTATIPMLVSALVVTWWLVANLTGTMRGSGRVFETGSSVMVGGALGNLIDRVRAGCVVDFVDFHFWPVFNLADTAIAVGALLVVYAMVLGKTRGRSSE, from the coding sequence GTGGGCGCAAGGACCCGGCCGTGGCTCATCGCTGCGGCTGTCATCGCAGTAGACCAAGGTACCAAGATCCTCGTGGAGAGGAGCATGCCCGGGGGCGGCGCCATCGCCCTGCTGGGAGGCGCGGCGCACATAGTGCACGTGCGCAACGCCGGGTCGGCTTTCGGCATATTCCGCACGGCGACCATCCCGATGCTCGTGTCCGCTCTCGTGGTCACATGGTGGCTCGTCGCGAACCTGACCGGCACGATGCGCGGGTCAGGCCGGGTGTTCGAAACGGGATCGTCCGTCATGGTAGGGGGAGCTCTGGGAAACCTCATCGACAGGGTCCGCGCCGGGTGCGTCGTGGACTTCGTGGATTTTCACTTCTGGCCGGTGTTCAATCTCGCGGATACCGCTATTGCCGTTGGAGCGTTGCTGGTAGTGTACGCAATGGTTCTGGGGAAAACCAGGGGGAGGAGTAGCGAGTGA
- the nrdG gene encoding anaerobic ribonucleoside-triphosphate reductase activating protein, with product MTEVTLRLAGITRESVVDGPGIRAVVYAQGCPHRCKGCHNPETHDPDGGRTLALGDIVDQMRLTPIVRGITFSGGEPFAQAGGFALLGRRLKRMGFDIVTYTGYTWDELVRPDAPAAWRELLDVTDILVDGPFLEGEKDANIAFRGSRNQRIIDVKGSLRLGAVVDLGRKYDLGAASAPPDER from the coding sequence ATGACTGAGGTCACGCTCAGACTTGCAGGGATCACAAGGGAAAGCGTGGTGGACGGCCCAGGGATAAGGGCGGTCGTGTACGCCCAAGGCTGTCCGCATCGCTGCAAGGGATGCCATAATCCAGAGACCCACGACCCGGACGGCGGGCGGACGCTTGCCTTGGGAGATATCGTGGACCAAATGCGGCTGACCCCGATAGTGCGCGGCATCACTTTCAGCGGTGGGGAGCCATTCGCCCAGGCGGGGGGCTTCGCGCTTCTCGGGCGGCGGCTCAAGCGCATGGGCTTCGATATCGTGACGTACACAGGATACACGTGGGACGAGCTCGTGAGACCCGACGCGCCGGCGGCCTGGCGCGAGCTCCTCGACGTCACCGACATCCTCGTGGACGGCCCGTTCCTGGAAGGCGAGAAAGACGCCAATATCGCATTCCGGGGGTCGCGTAACCAGCGCATCATAGACGTAAAGGGATCCTTACGCCTGGGCGCCGTGGTCGACCTTGGCCGGAAGTACGATCTTGGGGCCGCTTCGGCGCCTCCCGACGAGCGCTGA
- a CDS encoding cell division protein SepF, with amino-acid sequence MRKGFIDRILDFMGFGEVVEDEDEMGNEGLNDQRFSEREPVAAARCGRGRGVVPLPQPPRAKLVVTEPRAFDDIPGILEHLKKRRPVIISVAELDRDLARRVLDFAGGAAYALDGSMQKVGDGIFLFTPSNFEIGVDLPAKGEVAAAASSIFSRP; translated from the coding sequence GTGAGGAAAGGCTTCATCGATCGGATTCTCGACTTCATGGGCTTCGGTGAAGTTGTAGAAGACGAGGATGAGATGGGAAACGAAGGCCTGAACGACCAGCGTTTTTCCGAGCGGGAGCCTGTAGCCGCAGCGAGGTGTGGCCGGGGCCGGGGCGTGGTTCCGCTCCCGCAACCGCCCAGAGCCAAGCTGGTCGTGACGGAGCCCCGTGCTTTCGACGACATCCCCGGTATTCTCGAGCACCTCAAGAAGCGACGGCCCGTCATAATAAGCGTCGCAGAACTAGATCGCGATCTCGCCCGGCGAGTGTTGGACTTCGCCGGCGGGGCCGCATACGCTCTCGATGGCAGCATGCAGAAGGTAGGCGACGGGATTTTCCTTTTCACGCCGAGCAACTTCGAGATAGGCGTGGACCTGCCGGCGAAGGGCGAAGTAGCCGCGGCGGCGTCTTCGATCTTCAGCCGACCCTGA
- the lgt gene encoding prolipoprotein diacylglyceryl transferase: protein MRPILFQIWRIPVFSYGFLLAVAFVVGTILGVREAKRRGINPDKIIDLALYTCIAGIIGARLLFILLDIPTYFQDPVKIVNLRDGGLSFQGGLASAILVGIWYSRREKLDAWVLADIAAPIIPLGYALVRVGCLLNGCCYGLPAGVPWALAAKAGDQTLRHPTQVYAALLSLVIFAVLFMKRNHKKFPGYLMFLYVGLYSVARFIVEIFRDVPRMLGPLSITQLASIVVAFGAFACIALLSSDELRQERSGQAVGRE from the coding sequence GTGAGGCCAATACTGTTCCAAATCTGGAGGATACCGGTCTTTTCGTACGGTTTTCTTCTCGCGGTCGCGTTCGTGGTTGGCACGATCTTGGGAGTCAGGGAGGCAAAGCGGAGGGGCATAAACCCCGACAAGATCATCGACCTCGCGCTCTATACGTGTATTGCCGGGATCATCGGCGCGCGCCTGCTTTTCATCCTGTTGGACATACCGACCTACTTCCAGGATCCGGTCAAGATCGTGAATTTGAGAGATGGAGGCCTCTCATTCCAAGGAGGTCTCGCCTCGGCGATACTCGTGGGCATTTGGTACTCTCGCCGCGAGAAGCTGGATGCTTGGGTCCTGGCTGACATAGCTGCCCCTATCATCCCGCTGGGCTACGCGCTGGTGAGAGTGGGCTGCCTTCTCAACGGGTGTTGCTATGGGCTTCCGGCTGGTGTGCCGTGGGCTCTCGCAGCGAAGGCGGGTGACCAGACGCTGCGCCATCCCACCCAGGTGTATGCGGCTCTCCTGAGCCTGGTGATCTTTGCGGTGCTCTTCATGAAGAGGAACCACAAGAAGTTCCCGGGTTACCTAATGTTCCTCTACGTCGGGTTGTATTCGGTGGCTCGTTTCATCGTGGAGATCTTCCGGGACGTCCCGAGGATGCTGGGGCCTCTCTCCATCACGCAGCTGGCAAGCATCGTGGTGGCCTTCGGTGCATTCGCGTGCATCGCCTTGTTATCGTCGGACGAACTGCGGCAAGAGCGCTCGGGTCAGGCGGTGGGGCGCGAGTAG
- a CDS encoding DUF5665 domain-containing protein, which produces MDRRRRQVRTALDQDTANTLVRRMAELSLAMDKMNIAEYVEFLRSPRRIIYVNFIGGLARGFGIGIGATVLAAAFLLILSRLVQLNLPVIGRFIAEIVRIVSEHLRVR; this is translated from the coding sequence ATGGACAGAAGGCGCAGACAGGTTAGGACGGCGCTCGACCAGGATACGGCGAACACTCTGGTTCGCCGTATGGCAGAGCTGTCGCTTGCCATGGACAAGATGAACATCGCGGAGTACGTGGAGTTCCTGAGGAGCCCCAGGCGGATCATCTATGTCAACTTCATTGGCGGGCTCGCACGAGGTTTCGGTATCGGCATAGGTGCGACCGTGCTGGCCGCCGCATTCCTCCTGATACTCTCCCGCCTCGTTCAACTCAATCTCCCGGTCATCGGCAGATTCATCGCGGAGATCGTGAGGATAGTGTCCGAGCACCTGAGGGTGAGATGA
- a CDS encoding DUF167 domain-containing protein, with the protein METASGSKQGNRARLSVRVKPRSSVSRVAGFEGGTLVVRVGAPPVDGLANRAVCELVAELVGVSKSSVKIERGERSRDKVVAVDGISQERVDMVLAKLGREQEGQTK; encoded by the coding sequence ATGGAAACGGCATCCGGAAGCAAGCAAGGCAACAGGGCGAGGCTGAGTGTGAGGGTGAAGCCTCGCTCTTCTGTTTCACGGGTGGCTGGGTTCGAGGGCGGCACCCTTGTGGTGAGGGTGGGCGCTCCTCCAGTGGACGGTCTGGCCAATCGAGCGGTGTGCGAGCTCGTGGCGGAACTGGTCGGCGTGAGCAAGTCCTCGGTCAAGATCGAGAGAGGGGAGAGATCCCGGGACAAGGTCGTGGCGGTAGACGGCATTTCCCAGGAGCGAGTCGACATGGTGCTGGCGAAATTAGGGAGGGAGCAAGAAGGGCAAACTAAGTAA
- a CDS encoding RluA family pseudouridine synthase, whose protein sequence is MDRSPLEIHVDEADEGKRLDVYVAGRLALSRSATQRLIDEGRVLVAGERAKAARRVGTGDIVTVSLPDPRPLAVVAEDLPLDVLYEDCDIIVVNKPRGLVVHPAAGNWSGTLVNALLAHCADLSGIGGKIRPGIVHRLDKDTSGVIVAAKNDVSHLALARDLKERAVDKTYLAVVHGVPRPRRGTVDAPIGRHPVHRKRMAVVPEGRGRAAVTEYEVLEDLRGSALVKVHPLTGRTHQIRVHLAHIGHPIVGDPVYGGRARSKEVATAVAASGLSGQALHASSLSFAHPRTRERMTFSAPLPEDMQRLLTRLRQEPQVGP, encoded by the coding sequence ATGGACCGGTCGCCGCTGGAGATCCACGTGGACGAAGCTGACGAGGGCAAGCGCCTTGATGTGTACGTCGCAGGGCGGCTTGCCCTCTCCCGTTCCGCAACGCAGAGGCTTATCGACGAGGGTCGCGTGCTGGTGGCCGGAGAGCGGGCGAAGGCCGCGAGACGCGTGGGCACGGGAGACATAGTAACTGTGAGCCTTCCCGATCCGAGGCCCCTGGCTGTGGTGGCTGAGGACCTCCCCCTTGACGTCCTGTACGAAGACTGTGACATCATTGTGGTCAACAAACCCCGGGGGCTGGTGGTTCATCCGGCTGCCGGAAACTGGTCCGGCACGCTCGTCAACGCCCTGTTGGCCCACTGCGCCGACCTCTCGGGCATTGGCGGTAAGATCCGGCCCGGGATAGTCCACCGCCTCGACAAGGACACTTCGGGCGTCATCGTCGCCGCCAAGAACGATGTGTCTCACCTTGCCCTTGCGCGCGACCTCAAAGAGCGCGCGGTGGACAAGACGTACCTCGCAGTTGTCCATGGCGTGCCGCGACCGAGGCGGGGCACGGTCGACGCTCCCATCGGACGTCATCCAGTCCACAGGAAGAGGATGGCGGTGGTTCCCGAGGGGCGCGGGAGAGCCGCGGTGACCGAATACGAGGTGCTGGAGGACCTGAGAGGCAGCGCGCTAGTCAAGGTGCATCCGCTTACGGGAAGGACCCATCAAATCAGGGTACACCTCGCGCACATCGGCCATCCCATCGTAGGTGATCCGGTATACGGAGGGCGAGCCCGCTCGAAAGAAGTGGCCACCGCCGTTGCCGCATCTGGGCTCTCTGGTCAGGCGCTTCACGCTTCGTCGCTCAGCTTCGCGCATCCGCGCACCCGAGAGAGGATGACCTTTTCGGCGCCCTTGCCTGAAGACATGCAGCGCCTACTCACTCGTCTGCGCCAGGAGCCGCAAGTTGGCCCTTGA
- a CDS encoding S4 domain-containing protein, giving the protein MAGGRVEREEGGTEPGLERRTKVVKGTVARLRLDAVASLGFGVSRTAMAEEIKRGRVAVNGVRRLDPSFGVKPCDVMTLEGRGNVRLAHVAGETRKGRTLVHLEREVGEGL; this is encoded by the coding sequence TTGGCCGGTGGGCGTGTCGAACGAGAGGAAGGGGGCACCGAACCAGGCTTGGAGCGACGCACAAAGGTCGTGAAGGGCACCGTTGCAAGGCTGCGGCTGGACGCCGTGGCGAGCCTTGGGTTCGGAGTCTCCCGAACGGCCATGGCAGAGGAGATCAAGCGGGGACGCGTCGCGGTCAACGGCGTCCGGAGGCTCGACCCGTCATTCGGAGTGAAGCCTTGTGACGTGATGACCCTCGAAGGCAGGGGCAACGTGAGGCTCGCCCACGTTGCGGGGGAGACCCGCAAAGGGCGCACGCTGGTCCACCTCGAACGGGAGGTGGGGGAAGGTCTATGA
- the pgeF gene encoding peptidoglycan editing factor PgeF — MEARRAGGVEYLVFPELEAIGAVSHAFTTRRGGTSEGPFATLNMAFHVGDDPHRVRKNRGLVLSALGAPEGGLVAGEQVHGEAVAVVGPEDRGRDWSPWSQGIPSTDCLVTASPGVVISCYVADCVPVFLADRSGRAIGLVHAGWRGIARRAPVRAVEALCAELHVSPRRLVAGIGPSIGPCCYEVGREVAEACESAAGTADIARPTGSQRFRLDLKEACRRELELAGLEPDSIVVAPHCTSCRFDLFFSHRAARGTTGRMAAIMFISE, encoded by the coding sequence TTGGAGGCGCGTCGCGCAGGCGGCGTTGAATACCTGGTATTTCCTGAGCTAGAGGCGATCGGAGCGGTATCGCACGCCTTTACCACGAGGCGTGGCGGGACGAGCGAAGGCCCCTTTGCCACGCTCAACATGGCGTTTCACGTGGGCGACGATCCACACCGGGTACGGAAGAACCGTGGCCTGGTGCTGTCGGCGCTAGGAGCCCCAGAGGGGGGACTCGTCGCTGGAGAGCAGGTGCACGGCGAGGCCGTGGCGGTCGTCGGTCCCGAAGACAGGGGGCGGGACTGGTCGCCTTGGTCGCAAGGCATACCGTCGACTGACTGTCTCGTGACGGCGTCCCCGGGCGTGGTGATCTCGTGTTACGTGGCTGACTGCGTGCCCGTCTTCCTCGCTGACCGGTCGGGCCGAGCGATTGGGCTCGTGCACGCAGGATGGCGCGGGATCGCTCGTCGCGCGCCGGTAAGAGCCGTGGAGGCGCTGTGCGCAGAGCTCCACGTGAGCCCGCGCCGCCTCGTGGCGGGGATCGGTCCTTCGATAGGGCCGTGTTGCTACGAGGTTGGGCGCGAAGTAGCCGAGGCGTGCGAGTCCGCGGCGGGCACGGCCGATATCGCTCGTCCGACGGGAAGCCAACGTTTCAGGCTGGATCTCAAGGAAGCGTGTCGTAGGGAGCTCGAGCTTGCGGGGCTCGAGCCAGACAGCATCGTCGTCGCGCCCCATTGCACGTCCTGCAGGTTCGACCTCTTCTTCTCGCACAGGGCGGCGCGCGGCACCACCGGGCGCATGGCGGCCATCATGTTCATCTCCGAGTGA
- a CDS encoding iron-only hydrogenase system regulator translates to MPAESEGRARQGKATERRIAVVGILVEDRLRAVPKVNEILSSHADMILGRMGVPYREKNIAVIALIVDGTTDEIGSLTGKLGSLPGVKVRSAVTA, encoded by the coding sequence ATTCCGGCGGAAAGCGAGGGGCGTGCACGGCAGGGCAAAGCGACGGAAAGAAGGATAGCGGTCGTTGGCATACTGGTTGAGGACAGACTGAGGGCAGTCCCTAAGGTCAACGAGATCCTGAGCTCCCACGCTGACATGATCCTCGGGAGGATGGGCGTGCCGTACCGGGAGAAGAACATCGCTGTGATCGCCCTCATTGTTGACGGAACCACCGACGAAATAGGAAGCCTCACCGGCAAACTAGGCAGCCTTCCGGGGGTGAAGGTGAGGTCGGCCGTGACGGCGTGA
- the purE gene encoding 5-(carboxyamino)imidazole ribonucleotide mutase, with protein MGQTEGPRTQTEDTGRGVKVIVMMGSDSDLPVMGECIKTLEEFGVEHEVVVTSAHRSLDRTVSIARGARDRGARVIIAAAGGAAHLAGVVAAATALPVIGVPCAGSALTGLDALYSTVQMPPGVPVACVGVNAARNAALLAVEILAIADRGLSEEIDRYRQRLVREVEAKHERVAEALAEARQVKTNETH; from the coding sequence ATGGGTCAGACGGAAGGGCCGCGAACGCAGACGGAGGACACCGGCCGCGGCGTGAAGGTCATCGTGATGATGGGCAGTGACTCAGACCTGCCCGTCATGGGCGAGTGCATCAAAACGCTGGAGGAGTTCGGCGTTGAACACGAGGTCGTGGTGACGTCGGCGCACAGGTCGCTCGACAGGACCGTGTCCATCGCCCGGGGGGCAAGGGACAGAGGGGCTCGGGTCATCATCGCCGCAGCCGGCGGGGCGGCGCATCTCGCCGGAGTGGTGGCGGCGGCCACGGCGCTCCCTGTGATAGGGGTGCCATGCGCAGGCTCGGCTCTCACCGGACTCGACGCGCTGTATTCCACGGTGCAGATGCCGCCCGGCGTGCCTGTCGCGTGTGTAGGAGTGAACGCGGCGCGAAACGCTGCTCTCCTCGCAGTTGAGATCCTCGCTATAGCTGACCGGGGTCTATCCGAGGAGATCGATCGGTATCGGCAGCGCTTGGTGCGAGAGGTGGAGGCGAAACACGAGCGTGTGGCGGAAGCACTTGCTGAGGCTCGACAGGTCAAGACGAATGAGACGCATTAG
- a CDS encoding phosphoribosylaminoimidazolesuccinocarboxamide synthase has translation MGEELVYEGKAKRVYRMQDPRHYLIEFKDDATAQDGRKRGRILGKGVVNCQVSAVLFSHLASRSIPTHFVEVAGESEMIVRRLSMLPLEVVVRNIVAGSLAKRLGIAEGTKPAFPIVEFYYKSDALGDPLVVEDHVIALGFATRDVVAKLREASCAVNRELAPFLADRGLTLVDFKLEFGWCDGELLLGDEISPDTCRLWDAATGDRLDKDRFRRDMGGVEEAYAEVLRRVSGTDRWSISR, from the coding sequence ATGGGTGAGGAGCTCGTATACGAAGGCAAGGCCAAGCGGGTCTATCGCATGCAAGATCCGAGGCACTATCTCATCGAGTTCAAGGACGACGCAACGGCTCAAGACGGTCGCAAGCGGGGACGGATCCTAGGAAAGGGCGTGGTGAACTGCCAGGTATCGGCGGTGCTCTTCTCGCATCTGGCTTCGCGCTCCATACCTACGCACTTCGTGGAGGTCGCTGGCGAGAGCGAGATGATCGTACGGAGACTTTCCATGCTTCCCCTGGAAGTCGTCGTGAGGAACATAGTCGCGGGCAGCCTTGCCAAGAGGCTCGGGATCGCGGAAGGCACGAAGCCCGCTTTCCCCATTGTGGAGTTTTACTACAAGAGTGACGCGCTGGGCGACCCGCTGGTCGTGGAGGATCACGTGATCGCTCTGGGCTTCGCCACGCGGGACGTGGTGGCTAAGCTCAGGGAGGCTTCGTGCGCCGTGAACAGGGAGCTCGCCCCCTTTCTAGCGGATAGGGGCCTGACACTAGTGGACTTCAAACTCGAGTTCGGCTGGTGCGACGGCGAGCTGCTTCTTGGGGATGAGATCTCTCCTGACACGTGTAGGCTTTGGGACGCGGCGACCGGTGACCGCCTGGACAAGGACCGCTTCAGGCGGGACATGGGAGGCGTGGAGGAAGCGTACGCCGAGGTGCTGCGGCGTGTCAGCGGCACGGATCGTTGGAGTATCTCGCGATGA
- the nrdD gene encoding anaerobic ribonucleoside-triphosphate reductase: protein MRVFSSIQKRDGRIVPFDKAKIVNAIYKAMRAVDEENLRLAEELTERVLAHVAVECVGAIPTVEGVQDVVERVLIEAGHAKVAKAYILYRDKRTRIREAKAELMDVVADILVETNRENANVGNSPSAKMLQIASAASRHYYLHRLIPEDIARAHVEGDIHIHDLDWYGKTLTCVQIPLYDLLSKGFSTGHGYIRPPRRPASAAALAAIILQSSQNDMHGGQSFGFFDRDLAPFMDGHSEDEVFQAMEALVYNLNSMHSRAGSQVPFSSINLGCDLSEAGRMVTRCLLLAFEKGLGRGENPIFPNIIFRVKDGINMKPGDPNYDLFRLAVRVASRRMNPTFSFMDSSFNRKYGSEVAYMGCRTRVIANRHGPEVTTGRGNLSFTSVNLPRVALLARGDIERFFVGLSEVMRLAARQLYHRYNVQRKLRVKDMPFLMGQRLYLGSEALGPDDCIESAIRHGTLSIGFIGLAETLKVLVGAHHGESADAQKLGLEIVGFMRERVDEAAEIHDLNYTLLATPAEGLSGRFVALDRKRFGVVPGVTDKKFYTNSFHVPVDFEIGMYDKIALEGPYHRFTNAGHISYVELSSPPLHNAEAVEAILQHMARCDAGYGGINFPIDECRSCSFCGVIAEACPRCGSVDIRRVRRITGYLSTIDRFNDAKREELAARRPHLSF from the coding sequence CTGCGGGTTTTCTCCAGCATTCAGAAGCGCGATGGACGTATCGTGCCTTTCGACAAGGCTAAGATAGTGAACGCGATCTACAAGGCGATGCGGGCAGTCGACGAAGAGAACCTCCGACTTGCGGAGGAGCTCACGGAGAGGGTGCTCGCGCACGTCGCTGTCGAGTGCGTGGGCGCGATCCCCACCGTTGAGGGCGTCCAGGACGTCGTGGAAAGGGTGCTCATCGAGGCCGGCCACGCGAAAGTTGCCAAGGCGTACATCCTGTATCGCGACAAGCGCACCAGGATCCGCGAGGCGAAGGCGGAACTCATGGACGTGGTGGCCGACATCCTCGTGGAGACCAACCGCGAGAACGCCAACGTAGGAAACTCGCCTTCGGCCAAGATGCTGCAGATCGCCTCAGCGGCGAGCAGGCATTACTATCTCCACAGGCTCATCCCGGAGGACATAGCCCGTGCGCATGTGGAAGGGGACATCCACATTCACGATCTCGATTGGTACGGCAAGACGCTAACGTGCGTTCAAATACCGCTGTACGATCTCCTATCGAAAGGCTTCAGCACAGGGCATGGGTACATACGGCCACCGAGACGCCCGGCGTCTGCCGCAGCGCTTGCCGCGATCATCCTACAGAGTTCGCAGAACGACATGCACGGAGGCCAGTCCTTCGGGTTCTTCGACCGCGATCTCGCTCCCTTCATGGACGGTCACTCGGAGGACGAGGTCTTTCAGGCAATGGAGGCGCTCGTCTACAACCTCAACTCCATGCACAGCAGGGCAGGGTCGCAGGTGCCTTTCTCTTCGATCAACCTCGGGTGCGACTTGAGCGAAGCCGGAAGGATGGTCACGCGCTGCCTGCTACTCGCGTTTGAGAAGGGTCTCGGCCGCGGGGAGAATCCGATATTCCCAAACATCATATTCAGGGTGAAAGACGGCATCAACATGAAGCCCGGCGACCCGAACTACGACCTGTTCAGGCTGGCCGTGCGAGTCGCGAGCCGCCGGATGAACCCGACCTTCTCGTTCATGGATTCCTCGTTCAACCGCAAGTACGGCTCCGAAGTCGCGTACATGGGGTGCCGCACGCGCGTCATAGCCAACAGGCACGGTCCCGAGGTTACCACGGGCCGCGGCAACCTTTCGTTCACGTCTGTCAATCTGCCGCGCGTGGCGCTCTTGGCCAGAGGAGACATTGAGAGGTTCTTCGTAGGGCTCTCGGAGGTCATGCGCCTTGCCGCAAGGCAGCTCTATCATCGCTACAACGTGCAGCGGAAGTTGAGAGTGAAGGACATGCCGTTTCTCATGGGTCAGCGCCTCTATCTGGGGTCGGAGGCGCTCGGTCCGGATGATTGCATCGAGTCGGCGATACGCCACGGCACGCTGTCCATTGGGTTCATAGGACTTGCCGAGACCCTCAAGGTGCTGGTGGGAGCTCATCATGGGGAGAGCGCCGACGCTCAGAAGCTGGGGCTCGAGATAGTGGGATTCATGAGGGAACGTGTGGACGAAGCAGCGGAGATCCACGATCTCAACTACACTCTCCTCGCGACCCCCGCGGAAGGCCTCTCAGGAAGGTTCGTCGCCCTCGACCGCAAGAGGTTCGGGGTCGTACCGGGCGTAACCGACAAGAAGTTCTACACGAACAGCTTCCACGTGCCCGTGGACTTCGAGATAGGCATGTACGACAAGATAGCGTTGGAGGGGCCGTACCACAGGTTCACCAACGCGGGACACATCTCATATGTAGAGCTTTCGTCGCCCCCGCTCCACAATGCCGAGGCGGTCGAGGCCATACTGCAGCACATGGCGAGGTGCGACGCGGGCTATGGCGGCATAAACTTCCCCATAGACGAGTGCAGATCGTGTTCCTTCTGTGGGGTCATAGCCGAGGCCTGCCCGAGGTGCGGATCGGTAGACATAAGGAGGGTCCGGCGGATAACGGGATATCTATCGACCATCGACAGGTTCAACGATGCCAAACGCGAAGAGCTTGCTGCAAGAAGACCCCACCTCTCGTTCTGA
- a CDS encoding YggS family pyridoxal phosphate-dependent enzyme, whose translation MTDIAFRIQVIQRRIREAAAKAGRDPRDIGIVAVTKNVQVQAVREAVLAGISTIGENRVQEAVSKFAVLGPCVEGKPVAWHFIGHLQTNKVRLALDVFSLIHSLDSWKLACEIQRVAEKTDKTVDCLLEINVSGKQTRFGADPAEAVGLAKRVSVLDRVRLIGVMAIAPVVDTKEEARPYFRMAREICGRIRDEGLFRASRVHLSMGMTQDFEVAVEEGSTLVRIGTGIFGPRREGAVM comes from the coding sequence TTGACGGACATTGCTTTTAGGATACAAGTCATCCAGCGGCGGATACGTGAGGCAGCCGCCAAGGCAGGTCGAGACCCTCGTGACATCGGGATCGTGGCCGTCACCAAGAACGTGCAGGTCCAGGCGGTGCGCGAGGCGGTCCTTGCTGGGATATCCACCATCGGCGAGAACCGCGTGCAGGAAGCGGTGAGCAAGTTCGCCGTCCTCGGCCCGTGCGTCGAAGGGAAGCCCGTCGCGTGGCACTTCATCGGACATCTCCAAACGAACAAGGTGAGGCTCGCACTGGACGTGTTCAGTCTCATCCACTCGTTGGATTCGTGGAAACTGGCGTGCGAGATCCAGCGGGTCGCCGAGAAGACCGACAAGACCGTTGATTGCCTCCTTGAGATCAACGTGTCGGGCAAGCAGACAAGGTTCGGCGCGGACCCGGCGGAGGCGGTGGGTCTCGCGAAACGAGTGAGCGTCTTGGACAGGGTAAGGCTTATCGGCGTAATGGCAATCGCTCCCGTGGTCGACACCAAGGAGGAGGCGAGGCCATACTTCCGCATGGCCAGGGAGATTTGCGGCAGAATACGCGACGAGGGCCTGTTCAGGGCGAGCAGGGTTCACTTGTCCATGGGGATGACCCAAGATTTCGAGGTGGCAGTGGAAGAAGGCTCCACACTGGTGAGGATCGGCACGGGCATTTTCGGGCCTCGGCGAGAGGGGGCGGTGATGTGA